In Microtus ochrogaster isolate Prairie Vole_2 unplaced genomic scaffold, MicOch1.0 UNK74, whole genome shotgun sequence, the following proteins share a genomic window:
- the Ceacam20 gene encoding carcinoembryonic antigen-related cell adhesion molecule 20: MGPAGFHGCLRTGILLSVVLLTTWIPPMAVQSTGPADLLSNTPSGRASLVKPTLSVSKNTVVELRDMVTFYCHTDADNVTIHWTSNNFPLASNERVKLSVDHKNLTILVVQREDLGSYQCEVRKGFEGQSSDAVLLNVNYGPDPVAIKLDSGVEAGDVVEVLEGQAVNFRVETQSRPASDHTWYLPTDSIQPPTTGTFTIQAVSKEHEGMYRCLVSNSVTQLSRLGVVKVQVLEKLTAPSIELPILPLVENVTSVSLTCKTSHQEASVQWFLRGQPLWPSDRLTLSSQNRTLIIHGLQRDDTGPYECEVWNWGSRARSAPLRLAINYGPDRVDITPGSASGEASTIQAMLNSSLTLHCRADSNPDARYHWTHEHSSAVHTGEQLSIEALSWEHEGIYSCTASNLITGLAQSTSVLVKVVGPPSSSLSPGAIAGIVMGILAAIALVIGLAYFLYIQKDRWTRKRPASDTTLRTTTQGPPESRCNDSMAVMSGAWDSRGLAPDKPKTVYDNKPKPQWKAIGKKVLPSASPEHDYERQLPSVAPEGSRKPLPPTPTPEQPLVPPVSTRNPESNYEKLTNPNLSLYCKINPSA; this comes from the exons CTTCACTGGTCAAACCCACCCTGTCAGTCAGCAAGAACACTGTCGTAGAGCTGAGGGATATGGTGACATTCTATTGTCACACTGACGCTGATAATGTCACCATCCACTGGACCTCCAACAACTTCCCACTAGCGTCGAATGAGCGTGTGAAGCTGTCTGTGGATCACAAGAACCTCACCATCCTTGTTGTCCAGCGAGAGGACTTGGGGTCCTACCAATGTGAAGTGCGGAAAGGCTTTGAGGGTCAGAGCAGCGACGCTGTCTTGCTGAATGTGAACT ATGGTCCTGACCCTGTAGCAATCAAGCTGGACTCAGGCGtagaggctggggatgtggttgAGGTGCTAGAAGGCCAAGCTGTGAACTTCAGGGTGGAAACACAATCTCGCCCTGCCTCTGACCATACCTGGTATCTCCCCACTGACTCCATCCAGCCTCCCACCACGGGGACATTCACCATCCAGGCTGTGTCCAAGGAACATGAAGGCATGTACAGGTGCCTGGTGTCCAACAGTGTCACCCAGCTGTCCCGCCTGGGTGTTGTCAAAGTCCAAGTGCTTG AAAAATTAACTGCACCCAGTATCGAGCTCCCAATCCTGCCTCTTGTGGAAAATGTTACCTCTGTGTCCCTGACCTGCAAAACCAGCCACCAGGAGGCCAGTGTCCAGTGGTTTCTGAGGGGTCAGCCACTCTGGCCCAGTGATCGCTTGACGCTGTCATCTCAGAACAGGACCCTGATCATCCATGGCCTCCAGAGGGATGACACGGGGCCCTATGAGTGTGAGGTGTGGAACTGGGGTAGCCGCGCTCGCAGTGCTCCCCTGAGGCTTGCCATCAACT ATGGTCCTGACCGAGTGGACATCACCCCGGGGTCAGCATCTGGAGAGGCCAGCACCATCCAGGCGATGCTCAACTCTAGCCTGACCCTGCATTGCCGGGCTGACTCCAATCCGGATGCCAGGTATCACTGGACCCACGAGCACTCCTCCGCAGTGCACACTGGGGAGCAGCTGAGCATAGAGGCGCTGAGCTGGGAGCATGAGGGCATTTACAGCTGCACGGCTTCCAACCTTATCACCGGCCTGGCCCAGTCCACCTCTGTCCTGGTCAAGGTGGTGG GTCCCCCATCATCCTCTCTATCTCCTGGAGCCATTGCTGGCATCGTCATGGGAATCCTGGCTGCCATTGCTTTGGTGATAGGATTGGCCTATTTCCTCTACATCCAGAAGGACAGATG GACCCGCAAGAGACCAGCCAGTGATACTACCCTCAGGACCACGACACAGGGGCCCCCAGAGTCCAGATGCAATGACTCCATGGCAGTGATGTCGGGAGCCTGGGACTCTCGTGGCTTAGCCCCAG ACAAGCCAAAGACTGTGTACGACAATAAGCCAAAGCCCCAGTGGAAGGCCATTGGCAAAAAG GTGCTGCCATCTGCCTCTCCGGAGCACGACTATGAG AGGCAGCTACCTTCTGTAGCTCCTGAAGGTTCCAGGAAGCCACTGCCcccaactccaactccagagcaGCCATTGGTCCCCCCAGTATCAACAAGAAACCCAGAATCAAATTATGAG AAGCTGACGAACCCAAACCTCAGCCTTTACTGCAAGATTAACCCGTCAGCCTAA